In Erigeron canadensis isolate Cc75 chromosome 1, C_canadensis_v1, whole genome shotgun sequence, a single window of DNA contains:
- the LOC122604549 gene encoding IQ domain-containing protein IQM3: MEIETTPPPLSTFDHHLNSNPRASMFSSTLISPDIQNHPSLTAKLLESDGECQSPTSPSDAAMKLQKFYRGYRTRRLLADSAVVAEELWWQAIDFARLNHSTVSFFNFEKPETAASRWNRISLNASKVGKGLSLDCNAHKLAFQHWIEAIDPRHRYGHSLHLYYEEWCKADAGQPFFYWLDVGDGKEVDLKECPQSKLRQQCIRYLGPQEREYYEYVIVEGKIIHCRTQLPLDTNNGEKWIFVTSASNRLYAGEKKKGKFHHSSFLAGGATLAAGRLDVENGTLKTISPYSGHYRPTEETLNAFLTFLRERGVDLETVDIKKANEDYENYEDKNTSKDGTEPTKPIASETHDHEPEKLYQPVEKNVNYKRSLSGGLNSPKSDVPKKAILERINSKKLVRSYQLGHQLSLKWSTGVGPRIGCIADYPVELRLQALQFTNLSPRTTPSPNYKNGGLGWPTACPSPRPTA, encoded by the exons ATGGAGATTGAAACAACCCCACCACCATTATCAACCTTTGATCATCATCTAAATTCAAATCCAAGAGCAAGCATGTTTTCTAGTACTCTTATTAGCCCTGACATTCAGAACCATCCGTCTCTTACGGCTAAGCTGTTAGAGTCGGATGGTGAATGTCAGAGTCCTACTTCTCCTTCGGATGCCGCTATGAAATTACAAAAGTTTTATAGAGGATATCGTACTCGTCGTTTGTTGGCTGATTCCGCCGTTGTTGCTGAAGAATTAtg GTGGCAAGCAATTGATTTTGCAAGATTAAATCACAGCACAGTTTCTTTCTTCAATTTTGAAAAGCCAGAAACAGCAGCTTCAAGGTGGAATAGAATCTCTTTGAATGCTTCTAAG GTGGGAAAGGGATTGTCATTAGATTGCAACGCTCATAAATTGGCCTTTCAACACTGGATTGAAgct ATTGATCCGCGACACCGTTACGGGCATAGCTTGCACTTATATTATGAGGAGTGGTGTAAAGCTGATGCTGGCCAGCCTTTTTTCTACTG GCTGGATGTTGGTGACGGGAAAGAGGTTGATCTAAAAGAATGTCCACAATCAAAGCTACGCCAACAGTGCATCAGATATCTTGGACCT CAAGAGAGGGAGTATTATGAGTATGTCATTGTGGAAGGAAAAATCATACACTGTCGCACCCAACTTCCGCTTGATACAAACAATGGGGAAAAGTGGATTTTTGTAACGAGTGCCTCTAATAGACTTTATGCTGGCGAG aaaaagaaaggaaagtttCATCATTCTAGTTTTCTCGCTGGAGGAGCTACTTTAGCTGCCGGAAGGCTTGACGTAGAGAACGGAACACTCAAG ACTATTTCTCCATATAGTGGACACTACCGTCCAACTGAGGAGACCCTGAACGCCTTCTTGACATTTCTTAGAGAACGTGGTGTTGATCTCGAAACAGTTGAT ATAAAAAAGGCAAATGAAGATTATGAAAATTATGAAGACAAAAACACGAGTAAAGATGGGACAGAACCCACAAAACCAATTGCTTCAGAAACCCATGATCACGAACCAGAAAAACTTTATCAGCCAGTAGAAAAGAATGTAAATTACAAAAGGAGTCTCTCAGGAGGACTTAATAGCCCAAAATCCGACGTGCCAAAGAAAGCAATACTAGAAAGGATCAACTCCAAGAAGCTGGTGCGCTCCTACCAATTAGGACACCAGCTCTCGCTAAAATGGTCAACCGGGGTCGGGCCTAGAATCGGTTGTATTGCAGACTACCCAGTTGAACTGAGGCTACAGGCATTGCAGTTCACCAACCTTTCCCCAAGAACAACACCTTCACCCAATTACAAAAATGGTGGTCTTGGTTGGCCAACGGCTTGTCCATCACCAAGACCCACTGCTTAA
- the LOC122598482 gene encoding subtilisin-like protease SBT4.15: protein MGASPIQRTFSTLEHDHHSLLADSIGDEIIARKSKLHSYGRSINGFAANLLPREADQLSKKEGVLSVFPNTMRKLHTTRSWDFLGMPLKKTKRNIKVESNLIIGVIDTGIWPESPSFNDKGYGPPPPKWKGKCVLGANFTGCNNKVIGAQYSYIATKADPKLSAIDTEGHGTHTASTAAGIPVKSASLYGIGKGVARGGVDSARIAAYKVCWAGSCSDMDLLAGFDMAIADGVDVISVSIGGVPRPFFEDSMAIGAFHATKKGIFTACSAGNDGPYQLTVQNTSPWITTVAASSTDRQFVSDVTLGNGETIMGIAVNTFSSKKKMYPLISGTLAANSSQLYRNASACDYGALSDKLVKGKIVYCLGKNQQDYTLIDQRVAGLIMTRDKDHDLPSSFLIPGTTVSQEEGIDIDHYINSTKKPVAIIEKTKTVKMDDAPFIASFSARGPQLITPNILKPDIAAPGLGILAAYTKLSSMTGHPNYDKRFVDYKVASGTSMACPHVAAAAAYVKSFHPTWSPAAIKSALMTTATPIKVSPEDKELASGSGLINPTKAIDPGLVYDINMSSYIRYLCKVGYNSTTLGIMIGGKRQYDCKNFKPTKGVDGLNYPSMHFQVEQNVTTFSAVFKRIVKNVGNENEVTYNAKVVNSKGLSIKVEPSTLTFKQVNQKRFFTVILKGKFDKKEANLLSGSVTWKDAKHSVMSPVVVYRYIPSLW from the exons ATGGGAGCTTCTCCGATTCAGAGGACATTTTCAACATTAGAGCATGATCACCATAGTCTTCTTGCAGACAGCATTGGAGA TGAAATAATTGCAAGAAAATCCAAGTTACATAGTTATGGAAGGAGCATTAATGGTTTTGCGGCAAATTTGTTACCTCGTGAAGCAGATCAACTATCAA AAAAAGAGGGAGTTCTATCGGTGTTCCCAAACACCATGAGAAAACTTCACACAACCAGATCATGGGATTTCCTTGGAATGCCactaaagaaaacaaaaaggaaCATAAAAGTTGAAAGCAATCTGATTATTGGCGTAATTGATACTG GGATTTGGCCCGAATCACCTAGCTTCAACGACAAAGGCTATGGCCCTCCTCCTCCAAAATGGAAGGGTAAATGCGTATTGGGTGCTAACTTTACCGGTTGCAACAA CAAAGTCATCGGTGCACAATATTCCTACATTGCAACTAAGGCCGACCCAAAACTCTCTGCTATAGACACGGAAGGTCATGGAACCCATACGGCTTCCACAGCTGCAGGTATCCCTGTGAAGAGCGCTAGTCTATACGGTATTGGGAAAGGTGTAGCAAGAGGTGGAGTGGATTCAGCCCGTATAGCAGCATACAAAGTATGTTGGGCTGGTAGTTGTTCAGACATGGATTTATTAGCTGGATTTGACATGGCAATTGCCGATGGAGTGGATGTAATATCTGTGTCGATTGGTGGAGTTCCTAGACCATTCTTTGAAGATTCAATGGCTATTGGAGCTTTTCATGCAACGAAGAAAGGGATATTCACAGCTTGCTCTGCAGGAAACGACGGTCCCTACCAGCTCACGGTACAAAATACATCACCTTGGATCACAACCGTAGCTGCATCAAGTACTGATCGACAGTTTGTATCTGATGTGACGTTGGGCAATGGTGAAACCATCATG GGAATTGCtgttaacacattttcatctaaGAAGAAAATGTATCCATTAATAAGTGGTACTCTTGCAGCCAATAGCAGTCAGCTATACAGAAATGCAAG CGCTTGTGACTATGGGGCTTTGTCGGATAAGCTGGTGAAGGGAAAAATTGTGTATTGCTTGGGAAAAAACCAACAAGATTACACACTCATTGACCAACGTGTGGCTGGGTTAATTATGACGAGAGATAAGGACCATGATTTACCGTCTTCATTTCTCATCCCGGGAACTACAGTAAGTCAAGAGGAGGGTATAGATATCGACCACTACATCAACTCCACCAA AAAGCCCGTCGCCATCATAGAGAAAACAAAAACAGTAAAGATGGATGATGCACCATTTATCGCATCTTTCTCTGCCAGAGGACCGCAACTTATAACTCCAAACATTCTTAAG CCTGATATTGCTGCACCTGGACTGGGGATATTGGCTGCATACACAAAACTATCAAGCATGACAGGCCATCCGAACTATGACAAACGGTTCGTCGATTACAAAGTAGCCTCTGGAACTTCAATGGCTTGTCCTCATGTGGCTGCCGCTGCAGCCTATGTCAAATCCTTTCACCCCACTTGGTCACCCGCTGCTATCAAGTCGGCTCTCATGACAACAG CAACACCGATAAAAGTGAGCCCAGAAGACAAGGAATTGGCATCAGGTTCAGGTCTAATAAACCCCACAAAAGCAATAGACCCTGGTCTCGTTTATGACATCAACATGAGTTCGTACATTCGTTACCTCTGCAAAGTAGGCTACAACAGCACAACTCTTGGCATAATGATCGGCGGAAAGAGACAATATGATTGCAAAAACTTTAAACCAACTAAAGGCGTTGATGGTCTCAATTACCCTTCCATGCATTTTCAGGTTGAACAGAACGTCACAACTTTTTCTGCAGTCTTTAAACGGATTGTAAAGAACGTTGGAAATGAAAATGAAGTCACATACAACGCGAAAGTGGTGAATTCCAAGGGTCTTTCCATCAAGGTTGAACCGAGTACTTTGACATTTAAACAAGTGAACCAGAAAAGATTTTTTACGGTTATATTGAAAGGGAAATTTGATAAAAAGGAGGCGAATTTGTTGTCTGGATCAGTTACTTGGAAGGATGCTAAGCATTCTGTAATGAGCCCAGTTGTTGTATATAGGTACATACCTTCATTGTGGTAG